The Puntigrus tetrazona isolate hp1 chromosome 3, ASM1883169v1, whole genome shotgun sequence genome contains a region encoding:
- the zgc:103625 gene encoding methyltransferase-like 26 B translates to MIIFFLVAQNLKGRSGQKPLIQTMLLSPAAERSQDGLLSVLWELLEDRSHRELFGLELGSGTGQHVVHFAQGMPFVRWQPSDVKEEARSSIKAYIEATKAKTVLEPVYLDASQTWEKWAGLPQSSCDIIIAINLLQYSPFRTAEGVFKGSGQVLKQNGLLMTYGPYAINGTITPTCNEQLDHTLRQMNPDWGLPDIDVLRQLAFSNGMRMERMIEMPESNKCLVFRKL, encoded by the exons atgattattttttttttggttgcgcAGAACTTGAAGGGGAGGAGCGGACAGAAGCCTCTTATCCAG ACCATGCTGCTCTCTCCCGCGGCTGAGCGCAGTCAGGACGGCCTGCTGTCGGTGCTCTGGGAGCTACTGGAGGATCGGTCTCACCGTGAGCTGTTCGGTCTGGAGTTGGGCTCGGGCACCGGGCAGCACGTGGTGCACTTCGCTCAGGGAATGCCCTTTGTTAGGTGGCAGCCGTCAGACGTCAAGGAGGAAGCACGGAGCAG TATCAAAGCCTATATAGAGGCCACTAAAGCAAAAACGGTGCTGGAGCCGGTGTACCTGGATGCCAGTCAAACCTGGGAGAAATGGGCGGGGCTTCCACAGAGCTCCTGTGACATTATTATAGCAATCAACCTGCTTCAGTACAGCCCCTTCAGAACCGCAGAG GGTGTGTTTAAAGGATCTGGGCAGGTGCTGAAGCAGAACGGCCTTTTAATGACTTACGGA CCGTACGCTATCAACGGAACGATCACACCAACCTGCAATGAGCAGCTTGACCACACATTACGCCAGAT GAATCCGGATTGGGGTCTTCCAGACATCGATGTGCTCAGGCAGCTGGCGTTCAGTAACGGGATGAGAATGGAACGAATG
- the mrpl12 gene encoding 39S ribosomal protein L12, mitochondrial, with the protein MYCSRYCVRIALRTAANTHRHSLQRAALRTLKTSPVSPSDAIATPSLDGAPKQYSPKIQQLVNDIAGLTLIEVSDLNELLKKTLNIQDVGMMPMGSMAAMASPASEAAEEDLTPAKKEKTNFTVKLTEFKAADKVKLIKEVKNCTEGMNLVQAKKLVESLPQEIRVNVFKDEAEKLKAALEAAGGTVVLE; encoded by the exons ATGTACTGCAGCAGATACTGCGTCCGGATCGCGCTGCGGACGGCGGCGAACACACACCG ACACAGCCTACAGAGGGCAGCGCTGCGAACACTCAAGACCAGCCCCGTCAGTCCGTCTGACGCCATCGCAACGCCGTCTCTCGATGGGGCGCCCAAGCAGTACTCTCCCAAAATCCAGCAGCTGGTCAACGACATCGCCGGCCTCACGCTCATAGAAGTGTCTGACCTCAATGAGCTACTAAAG AAAACTCTGAACATTCAAGATGTTGGAATGATGCCCATGGGCTCAATGGCAGCGATGGCTTCTCCGGCTTCTGAG GCGGCAGAGGAGGATTTGACGCctgcaaagaaagagaaaaccaATTTTACAGTGAAGCTGACGGAATTCAAAGCCGCTGACAAAGTCAAACTTATTAAAGAAGTGAAGAATTGTACGGAGGGCATGAATCTTGTACAg GCCAAGAAGCTTGTGGAGTCCCTACCGCAGGAGATCCGGGTTAATGTGTTTAAAGACGAAGCGGAAAAACTGAAAGCAGCACTTGAAGCGGCGGGAGGCACTGTGGTGCTGGAGTGA
- the slc25a10a gene encoding mitochondrial dicarboxylate carrier, translating to MNRDSIMTETRVSRWYFGGIASCAAACCTHPLDLIKVHLQTQQEVKMRMTGMAMQVVRSDGVLALYNGLSASLCRQMTYSMTRFAIYETVRDKISSQNQGPMPFYQKILLAAFGGLTGGFIGTPADMVNVRMQNDVKLPPELRRNYAHALDGLLRVWKEEGIRKLFSGASMAASRGAMVTVGQLSCYDQAKQLVLGTGLMTDNIFTHFVASFIAGGCATVLCQPMDVVKTRLMNSKGEYRGVIHCLSDTGKLGPKAFYKGLVPAGIRLIPHTVLTFIFLEQLRLYFGIRVITST from the exons ATGAACCGGGATTCAATCATGACGGAGACGCGCGTTTCGCGTTGGTACTTCGGAGGTATTGCCTCGTGCGCGGCCGCCTGTTGCACTCATCCGCTGGACTTAATAAAG GTTCATCTGCAAACCCAGCAGGAGGTGAAGATGAGGATGACCGGCATGGCGATGCAGGTGGTGCGCAGTGATGGGGTGCTAGCACTCTACAATGGGCTCAGTGCTTCGCTCTGCAGGCAG ATGACTTACTCAATGACCCGCTTTGCCATTTATGAAACCGTGAGAGACAAGATATCTAGTCAAAACCAGGGGCCCATGCCCTTCTACCAGAAGATCTTGCTGGCTGCTTTTGGAG GTCTTACTGGTGGGTTTATTGGTACACCAGCAGACATGGTTAATGTCAG AATGCAGAATGATGTGAAGTTGCCACCCGAGTTAAGAAGAAA CTATGCACATGCTCTTGATGGATTATTACGTGTCTGGAAAGAAG AGGGAATAAGGAAGCTGTTTTCTGGAGCCTCAATGGCCGCTAGTAGAGGGGCCATGGTCACTGTGGGGCAG CTGTCCTGTTATGACCAGGCCAAGCAGCTGGTTCTAGGAACTGGTTTGATGACTGATAATATTTTCACTCACTTTGTTGCCAGCTTCATCGCG GGAGGTTGTGCTACTGTTCTCTGTCAGCCTATGGATGTGGTAAAAACCAGGCTGATGAATTCAAAAGGGGAATACAGG GGGGTGATTCATTGTCTGTCTGATACTGGAAAACTCGGACCTAAAGCTTTCTACAAG GGCCTTGTCCCAGCTGGAATCCGTCTGATTCCTCACACTGTACTTACTTTCATCTTTCTGGAGCAGCTCCGATTGTACTTTGGCATTAGAGTCATCACTTCTACATGA